In the genome of Carnobacterium pleistocenium FTR1, one region contains:
- the coaA gene encoding type I pantothenate kinase, which produces MKESATFHIIEREEWKKLNSEGIAPLSSKELDELKGLNDQISITDVEEIYIPIVHVLDVYLKNYEQLQVKKNKFLKNETSQNTYIIGIAGSVAVGKSTTARLLQTMLSRVYKDKSVEMITTDGFLYPNKILQKKGIMNRKGFPESYDMNRLIAFLGDVKNGKPAVVSPVYSHEYYDIIQGEEHVLKQPDILIVEGINVLQLPANQQIYISDFFDFSIFVDAEAKLIEKWYLERFGLLLGTAFKEPGNYYYSYAQGNREDAFEMARGVWENVNLKNLKEYISPTKNRAELIIHKTENHYIDQLLLKKY; this is translated from the coding sequence ATGAAAGAGTCTGCTACATTTCATATCATTGAACGTGAAGAATGGAAAAAATTAAATAGTGAAGGCATTGCGCCATTGTCTTCAAAAGAATTAGATGAGTTAAAAGGATTAAATGACCAGATTTCCATTACGGATGTTGAAGAAATTTATATACCAATCGTTCATGTGTTGGACGTATACTTAAAAAATTATGAGCAATTACAAGTTAAGAAAAATAAATTTTTAAAGAATGAAACCAGTCAGAATACTTATATTATCGGGATCGCCGGAAGTGTGGCTGTTGGAAAAAGCACGACAGCGCGGTTATTACAAACGATGCTTTCAAGAGTGTACAAAGATAAATCGGTTGAAATGATCACAACAGACGGGTTCTTGTACCCCAATAAAATATTGCAGAAAAAAGGAATCATGAACCGTAAAGGATTCCCAGAAAGTTATGACATGAACCGCTTGATCGCTTTTCTAGGGGATGTCAAAAACGGGAAACCAGCAGTGGTTTCTCCGGTCTATTCTCATGAATACTATGACATTATTCAAGGTGAAGAACATGTCTTAAAACAACCAGATATTTTGATCGTTGAAGGTATCAATGTGTTGCAACTTCCTGCCAATCAGCAGATCTATATCAGTGATTTTTTTGATTTTTCTATTTTTGTAGATGCTGAAGCAAAATTAATAGAAAAATGGTACCTAGAACGATTTGGCCTACTATTAGGAACGGCGTTTAAAGAACCAGGAAATTATTATTATTCTTATGCACAAGGCAATCGAGAAGATGCATTTGAAATGGCTCGTGGCGTATGGGAAAATGTGAATCTGAAAAATTTGAAAGAATATATTTCGCCGACTAAAAATAGAGCAGAATTAATTATTCATAAAACAGAGAATCATTACATTGATCAGCTTTTATTAAAGAAATATTAA
- the guaA gene encoding glutamine-hydrolyzing GMP synthase, with translation MITDLANVEKMVVLDFGSQYNQLITRRIREFGVYSELLSHKVTAEELKAMNVKGIIFSGGPMSVYDEGSFSVDPEIFNMGIPILGICYGMQLMTTALGGKVAGSENREYGKASITINDQKAPLFNSLAKDETVWMSHGDLVTQVPEGFVVSATSPHCPIASMFNPQKNFHAVQFHPEVRHSEHGNEMLKNFTFDVCECEGNWSIADFIDSETAKIRETVGDRRVLLGLSGGVDSSVVGVLLQKAIGDQLTCIFVDHGLLRKGESEQVMESLVGKFGLNIIRVDAKERFMAKLSGVSDPEQKRKIIGNEFVYLFDDEATKLKGVDFLAQGTLYTDVIESGTDTAQMIKSHHNVGGLPDDMQFKLIEPLNTLFKDEVRELGIQLGMPESLVWRQPFPGPGLGIRVIGEITEEKLEIVRDSDFILREEIAAAGLDRDIWQYFTVLPGFRSVGVMGDGRTYDYTIGIRAVTSIDGMTSDFARIPWDVLQKISVRIVNEVKHVNRIVYDITSKPPSTIEWE, from the coding sequence ATGATTACAGATTTAGCAAATGTTGAAAAAATGGTGGTATTAGATTTTGGAAGTCAATACAACCAACTCATTACAAGACGTATCCGTGAATTCGGAGTGTACTCTGAATTGCTTTCTCATAAAGTAACAGCTGAAGAATTAAAAGCAATGAACGTTAAAGGAATCATCTTTTCTGGTGGTCCGATGAGCGTCTATGATGAAGGCTCTTTTTCTGTCGATCCTGAAATTTTTAACATGGGGATTCCTATTTTAGGTATTTGTTACGGAATGCAACTAATGACAACTGCATTAGGCGGAAAAGTCGCAGGCAGTGAAAATAGAGAATATGGTAAAGCTAGCATTACGATCAATGATCAAAAAGCACCTTTATTTAATTCATTAGCTAAAGATGAAACGGTTTGGATGAGCCATGGAGATTTAGTTACACAAGTGCCAGAAGGTTTTGTGGTTTCTGCAACGAGTCCACATTGTCCGATTGCGTCAATGTTTAATCCACAAAAGAATTTCCATGCCGTTCAATTTCACCCTGAAGTACGTCATTCAGAACATGGAAATGAAATGCTAAAAAACTTTACCTTTGATGTCTGTGAATGTGAAGGAAACTGGAGTATTGCTGATTTTATCGATTCAGAAACAGCAAAAATCCGTGAAACAGTTGGCGATAGAAGAGTATTGCTTGGCTTATCAGGCGGAGTAGACTCAAGTGTCGTAGGTGTGCTTTTACAAAAAGCTATCGGCGATCAATTGACGTGTATCTTTGTCGACCATGGTCTATTGCGTAAAGGCGAAAGCGAACAAGTAATGGAAAGCCTAGTTGGTAAGTTTGGCTTGAATATTATTCGTGTCGATGCAAAAGAACGTTTTATGGCTAAATTAAGTGGCGTTAGTGATCCAGAGCAAAAACGGAAAATCATTGGTAATGAATTTGTCTATCTCTTTGATGATGAAGCAACGAAGCTTAAAGGCGTTGATTTCTTAGCACAAGGAACCCTTTACACTGATGTGATTGAAAGTGGAACAGACACTGCTCAAATGATCAAATCACACCACAATGTCGGTGGACTTCCTGATGACATGCAATTCAAATTGATTGAACCGTTAAATACGTTATTTAAAGATGAAGTTCGTGAATTAGGAATCCAATTAGGAATGCCTGAAAGCCTTGTCTGGCGTCAACCATTCCCAGGCCCTGGTCTAGGAATTCGTGTTATTGGCGAAATAACAGAAGAAAAATTAGAAATCGTGCGCGATAGCGACTTTATTCTAAGAGAAGAAATTGCAGCTGCCGGTCTTGACCGTGACATCTGGCAATATTTCACCGTTCTTCCTGGTTTCCGCAGCGTCGGAGTAATGGGAGATGGCCGTACGTATGACTACACTATTGGAATTCGTGCCGTTACATCTATTGATGGTATGACAAGTGACTTTGCCCGCATTCCTTGGGATGTCTTGCAAAAAATCTCTGTCCGTATCGTAAATGAAGTAAAACACGTTAACCGAATCGTGTATGACATTACCAGCAAGCCACCATCAACTATTGAGTGGGAATAA
- a CDS encoding site-specific integrase, which translates to MPVYKNKTKGNWFTKFNYKDWQGETKQKKKEGFKTQREAKEFERKFLNKVKADVDISFSNLIEYYYEDSKTRLKPTTFNNKQYIINNKILPYFGKMPLNTISVTTVRTWQNKLIDDENNYSQTYLKTIHNQLSAIFNYAVKYYNLTENPAAKCGSMGKKNADSMQFWTVDEFERFIAIVESKPTSKVIFELLFWTGMRSGELLALTLNDFILEGEVKSVSVNKNFSRLNGEDLVLEPKTPKSKRIINIPDFLAEIIKNYVGKLYDYEPNQRLFPTTKYYLWHEMKRGCKHSGVKKIRVHDLRHSHASYLIELGFSPLLIAERLGHEKVETTLSVYSHLYPNKQNEVASKLEELHKK; encoded by the coding sequence ATGCCTGTTTATAAAAATAAAACAAAAGGAAATTGGTTCACGAAATTTAATTACAAAGATTGGCAAGGTGAAACCAAACAAAAGAAAAAAGAAGGATTCAAAACTCAACGTGAAGCAAAAGAATTTGAACGGAAATTTTTGAACAAAGTTAAAGCGGATGTGGATATATCATTTTCTAATTTAATAGAATATTACTATGAGGATTCAAAAACTAGATTAAAACCTACAACTTTCAATAATAAACAATATATCATCAACAATAAAATCCTTCCATATTTCGGAAAAATGCCATTGAATACGATATCTGTAACTACAGTTAGAACATGGCAAAATAAGTTGATAGATGACGAGAATAATTATAGTCAAACGTATTTGAAAACGATTCACAATCAACTGTCTGCTATTTTCAATTATGCAGTAAAATATTATAATCTAACTGAAAATCCAGCTGCAAAGTGTGGAAGTATGGGTAAAAAGAATGCTGATTCAATGCAATTTTGGACTGTTGATGAATTTGAAAGATTTATAGCTATTGTAGAAAGTAAGCCTACATCCAAAGTTATTTTTGAATTACTCTTCTGGACTGGTATGCGTTCAGGTGAATTATTAGCATTAACTCTAAATGATTTCATTTTAGAAGGTGAGGTAAAATCTGTTTCAGTTAATAAAAATTTTTCCAGATTGAATGGTGAAGATTTGGTATTGGAACCAAAAACCCCAAAAAGCAAACGGATTATTAATATACCAGATTTTCTTGCTGAAATTATAAAAAACTATGTTGGTAAATTATACGATTATGAACCTAACCAGCGCTTATTTCCAACAACTAAATATTATTTATGGCATGAAATGAAACGTGGATGTAAACATTCAGGAGTTAAAAAAATACGCGTCCACGATTTAAGACATTCACATGCATCTTATTTAATTGAATTGGGCTTTTCACCTTTATTAATTGCAGAAAGACTTGGACATGAAAAAGTAGAAACTACCCTTTCTGTTTATTCTCATCTATATCCAAACAAACAAAATGAAGTGGCTTCAAAACTTGAAGAATTACACAAAAAATAG
- a CDS encoding SHOCT domain-containing protein → MGLFGSGKSKEKLEEKKNQKKLDNQFNELTKGASTYVIQISEDLFNKANHSIMTMNIHSDGRTYLRYSQPGSLTKHTNEMEAYNMIEFEWLENIQVKGKKVLSRSIIGLGLAGPSGMIVGGLSGKNKTKDKSTAILIMQNTETKEVRTFSFKCDKKQMRKYKMIPTVPLMENSNSISFNSSPTEQLKEYKELLDLEIINQKEFDMKKAELLSM, encoded by the coding sequence GTGGGATTATTTGGTAGCGGAAAATCAAAAGAAAAACTTGAAGAAAAGAAAAACCAGAAAAAACTTGATAATCAATTCAATGAGTTAACAAAAGGCGCTTCGACCTATGTGATCCAAATTTCAGAAGATTTATTTAATAAAGCGAATCATTCTATAATGACAATGAATATTCATTCAGATGGAAGAACCTACTTAAGATATTCGCAACCTGGTAGCTTAACTAAGCACACAAACGAAATGGAAGCCTACAACATGATTGAATTCGAATGGTTGGAAAATATTCAAGTTAAAGGTAAAAAGGTTTTAAGTCGCTCTATTATTGGTTTGGGGTTAGCTGGACCATCTGGAATGATTGTTGGAGGTCTGTCTGGTAAAAATAAAACCAAAGATAAATCTACTGCCATTCTAATAATGCAAAATACAGAAACTAAAGAAGTTAGAACGTTCAGTTTTAAATGTGATAAAAAACAAATGAGAAAATACAAGATGATTCCCACCGTTCCCTTGATGGAAAATTCGAATAGTATTTCTTTCAATTCTTCTCCTACCGAACAATTGAAAGAATATAAAGAATTATTGGATCTGGAAATTATCAATCAAAAAGAATTCGATATGAAAAAAGCTGAATTACTTAGCATGTAA
- a CDS encoding helix-turn-helix domain-containing protein → MYFRENLKRIRKEKKINQRELAELTGLSFSMISKLESGEQSNPTLETINKIADGLKVDPGELVYKLAIEVKKYEQFDHYFNSDVGLLMKFIVSQLKSDNHTLLFDGEALDDEKKELLRSSLNVTYEMVKLINKKKKGS, encoded by the coding sequence ATGTATTTTCGTGAAAATTTGAAGCGTATCAGAAAAGAGAAAAAAATAAACCAACGTGAGTTGGCCGAATTAACTGGTTTAAGTTTTAGTATGATAAGTAAATTGGAGTCTGGTGAACAATCTAATCCAACACTGGAAACTATAAACAAGATTGCAGATGGTTTAAAAGTTGATCCAGGTGAACTAGTTTACAAATTGGCTATTGAGGTCAAAAAATATGAACAGTTTGACCATTACTTTAATTCCGATGTTGGATTATTGATGAAATTTATTGTGAGTCAGTTAAAATCAGATAATCATACCTTACTGTTTGACGGGGAAGCCTTAGATGATGAAAAAAAGGAATTATTAAGGAGTTCATTGAATGTTACTTATGAAATGGTAAAACTGATAAATAAAAAAAAGAAAGGAAGTTAA
- a CDS encoding helix-turn-helix transcriptional regulator, whose protein sequence is MNINLKVARVKKNLTQKDLAKKVGVTNKYLSQIENGVSNNPSNDLMIRLAKELGCSVQELFFEGVNK, encoded by the coding sequence ATGAATATCAATCTTAAAGTTGCAAGAGTAAAGAAAAATCTTACACAAAAGGACCTCGCAAAAAAAGTAGGTGTAACAAATAAATATCTATCACAAATTGAAAATGGAGTTTCGAATAATCCAAGTAATGATTTGATGATTAGGTTGGCGAAAGAACTTGGTTGTTCTGTGCAAGAACTATTTTTTGAAGGCGTAAATAAATGA
- a CDS encoding MerR family transcriptional regulator has translation MGEVQYTIPSNRFYAAEDVAEILGVSKAKAYKVIKELNTELSKNGKIVIAGKISRKYFEEKVYL, from the coding sequence ATGGGGGAAGTACAATACACGATTCCGAGTAATCGTTTTTATGCTGCTGAAGATGTTGCTGAGATTTTAGGAGTTTCAAAAGCAAAAGCATATAAAGTAATCAAAGAGTTAAATACTGAACTTTCAAAAAATGGAAAAATTGTAATTGCCGGTAAAATTTCACGCAAATACTTTGAAGAAAAAGTTTATTTATAA
- a CDS encoding DNA primase family protein, translating to MFYKGYIIIKNKKSIEKIKGRDEFKTFEQVQSLPDYAGILANETILIDVDNYEQSEILMDIVENKQLRCRVYETTRGKHFLFKKPDEIEHNRTDATLAVGIKADIKLGSKNSYEVLKHNGIGREIIYDLFDYEESEVAPKWMFPMQKESDFFSLGEGDGRNQTLFNYILTLQSEGFTKEESKETINLINKYIISQPLDESELEVILRDGAFQKELFFKKNQFLFDKFAVFLKNNAHVKRISDQLHIYQDGIYTQNRARIEGEMVKHIPILANAKRKEVMSYLEIINPENEKVSSPEYILFRNGVLNIQTSELTAFSPEYIITNQVPWDYNPNAYDEITDQTLNKMACNDPAIRYLLEELAGYTLYRRNELGKAFILTGEKSNGKSTFIDVLKNMLGEKNTVSLDLNELGERFKTAELYGKLANIGDDIESEFIKNTGIFKKLVTGERLNAERKGQDPFDFNNYSKMIFSANNIPRLGGGKDTAAIARRLVIIPFDAKFSSDDSDFDPYIKDKLITQRAMEYLIKIAIEGLKRVLDNNKFTTSKRINKEVREYELSNDPLLGFIQHCEDEEMNIIHEVLDDVYLRYTIYCSDGNYGTLSRNEFSKQIQKHLNITTIQKRMADYGGKQKRIFIPIDTTETT from the coding sequence TTGTTTTATAAGGGGTACATCATAATAAAAAATAAAAAGTCAATAGAAAAAATAAAAGGGAGAGACGAGTTCAAAACCTTTGAACAAGTTCAATCTCTACCTGATTATGCTGGAATATTGGCAAATGAAACGATTCTAATTGATGTTGATAATTATGAACAATCAGAAATATTGATGGATATTGTTGAAAATAAGCAGCTACGTTGTCGAGTTTATGAAACAACAAGAGGGAAACATTTTCTTTTTAAAAAACCAGATGAGATTGAACATAATCGAACTGATGCAACGTTAGCAGTAGGGATAAAAGCGGATATTAAATTGGGTTCCAAAAATAGTTATGAGGTATTAAAACATAACGGAATTGGAAGAGAAATCATTTATGATTTGTTTGATTATGAAGAATCTGAAGTAGCTCCAAAATGGATGTTTCCAATGCAAAAAGAGTCCGATTTCTTTTCACTTGGTGAAGGTGATGGGAGAAATCAAACTCTATTCAACTACATTTTAACGCTTCAAAGTGAAGGATTTACCAAAGAAGAATCCAAAGAAACAATTAACCTTATTAATAAGTATATTATATCACAACCACTTGATGAAAGTGAGTTGGAAGTCATTTTAAGAGATGGTGCCTTTCAAAAAGAACTATTTTTTAAGAAGAATCAGTTTTTGTTTGATAAATTTGCAGTGTTCCTTAAAAACAATGCACATGTAAAACGAATTAGTGATCAACTTCATATATACCAGGATGGTATTTATACTCAAAACCGTGCAAGAATTGAAGGTGAGATGGTAAAACACATTCCTATTTTGGCAAATGCCAAAAGAAAGGAAGTTATGAGCTACTTAGAAATTATCAATCCAGAAAATGAAAAGGTAAGTTCACCCGAATATATTCTATTCAGAAATGGTGTTTTGAATATTCAAACGAGTGAACTGACTGCTTTTAGCCCAGAATATATCATAACGAATCAAGTACCATGGGATTACAACCCAAATGCTTATGACGAAATAACAGATCAGACATTGAATAAAATGGCCTGTAACGATCCGGCTATTCGCTACTTATTAGAGGAGTTAGCAGGATATACTTTATATAGAAGAAATGAATTGGGTAAAGCCTTCATTTTAACTGGTGAAAAATCAAATGGGAAATCAACTTTTATTGATGTTTTGAAAAATATGCTTGGTGAAAAAAATACTGTTTCATTGGACTTGAATGAATTAGGTGAGCGGTTCAAAACGGCTGAACTTTACGGAAAACTTGCTAACATTGGTGATGATATTGAATCAGAATTTATAAAGAACACGGGCATATTTAAGAAACTAGTGACAGGTGAGCGATTGAATGCAGAAAGAAAAGGACAAGATCCATTCGATTTTAACAATTATTCTAAAATGATTTTCAGTGCTAATAACATTCCCAGGCTTGGTGGTGGTAAAGACACTGCAGCAATCGCAAGAAGATTAGTTATTATTCCATTTGATGCAAAATTCAGTTCTGATGATTCCGATTTTGACCCTTACATCAAGGATAAGTTAATTACACAACGAGCAATGGAATACTTAATCAAAATTGCAATCGAAGGATTAAAACGGGTCCTAGATAATAATAAATTTACGACCTCAAAGCGAATTAATAAAGAAGTGCGAGAATATGAGTTGAGTAATGACCCGTTATTAGGATTCATACAACATTGTGAAGATGAAGAAATGAATATCATTCATGAAGTACTGGATGATGTTTACCTCAGGTACACGATTTATTGCAGTGATGGGAATTATGGAACACTATCAAGAAATGAATTCTCAAAACAAATTCAAAAACATTTGAATATAACGACAATCCAGAAGCGAATGGCTGATTACGGCGGCAAACAAAAACGGATTTTCATACCGATTGATACAACTGAAACGACTTAA
- a CDS encoding Mor transcription activator family protein, which translates to MNLVSIAHDYVIEVIGEDKFNELCEKYAGHTLYFPKKRNPFNTTNERNEWIFKAFMSGRGYEFIANEVGLQRDTVIRIIKECTKTKKESLK; encoded by the coding sequence ATGAATTTGGTTTCTATTGCTCACGACTATGTTATTGAAGTTATTGGTGAAGATAAATTTAACGAACTATGTGAGAAATACGCTGGTCATACTCTCTATTTCCCAAAGAAAAGGAATCCATTCAACACTACTAATGAACGTAATGAATGGATATTTAAGGCCTTTATGAGTGGAAGAGGGTACGAATTCATTGCAAATGAGGTAGGTTTACAACGAGATACGGTTATTAGAATCATAAAAGAGTGTACGAAAACAAAAAAAGAATCCTTGAAATGA
- a CDS encoding terminase small subunit, with protein sequence MVKLTLKQQRFVDEYLITGNATDSAIVAGYSKKYAGQNADKLLKNTKIKTYIDERLKELGDEKIAKQEEILQYLTSIMRGEQTEQILRGMGEGYQQLIDIEVGAKDRIKAAELLGKRYGMWTDKVDIFGEVVFITGDDEIEE encoded by the coding sequence ATGGTTAAATTGACTTTAAAGCAGCAACGTTTTGTAGATGAATATCTTATTACAGGAAACGCAACGGACTCGGCTATTGTTGCCGGATATAGTAAAAAATATGCTGGTCAGAATGCAGATAAATTACTAAAAAATACTAAAATCAAAACCTATATAGATGAACGATTGAAGGAACTCGGAGATGAGAAAATCGCCAAACAAGAAGAGATTTTGCAATATCTAACATCAATTATGCGCGGTGAACAAACAGAACAAATTTTACGCGGTATGGGTGAGGGATACCAACAACTCATTGATATTGAAGTAGGAGCAAAAGACCGCATCAAAGCAGCAGAACTATTAGGTAAGCGTTACGGAATGTGGACCGATAAAGTTGATATCTTTGGTGAAGTAGTATTTATTACTGGAGATGATGAAATTGAAGAATAG